ATGGCAGGCTGAAGACAAGTTTCATTCCAGCTTTACATGGCTGCCAGTTTGGAACGCAAGAACTCGCATAGATTTCCAGTGAAAATTTGACTTATTTTTCTGTTTGGATTTTCGAAAACGAAGACGAGATGAAGCTTCTAGTTCTAGGATCGGAGGCCTgcaatttttttggaataacATGTTGAATTTTCCTAGCTAGTTGATGTACAAGGACAGAACAGAGAACCTGCAGGGTTTACAGGTACAAATTGAATGCACACCACACGGGGTCCAACTCCACGCAAGACCGTTGGCACCTACGCGTTGATGAAGGGCGCGCCGGAGATGTACTCGGTGACGGCGAGCGCCACGAGCCCGAGCATGGCGAAGCGGCCGTTCCAGAGCTCGGCGTCGGCGCTCatgacgccgccgctgcgggaCTCGGCGCTCTCCCCCCTGAGGACCGGCACTAGGGACGCCACGGAGAGCACGGCGGCCGTGGCCGCGAACCAGGCCAGCCCGGACCCGCTGCCGGCCTGCGAGAGGAGGCCCCCGCCGCGGGACGcctcgacggcgagcgcggaCACGAAACCCACCATGGCGAGCCGCCCGTTGATGCGCTCGGGGGCCGGGCCGCTGAACGCCAGCGCGTCCCACAGCCCGGGGCTCGCCGCCTTGGGCTTCGCCGTCAGGGGAGTGGAGGGCGCCGGAGAAGGCGAGGCCGAGGACGCCGCGGTTGTCTCCTCCGTTGTTGGCTTAGCATCCTCGGCCTGGGCTCTGACGACCAGGGCGCGTCGGCgcggcgcgagcgcggcggccgccgggacgcggacggggaggacgccggcacgcgcgccggcggtggcgaaggCGAGGGAGGCCATCACCGTGGCTGCCGTTGGAGTTGTGCACGGGGCGGTGGAGCGGAGAGGTCGAGTGGCAACTGGCAAGCTAGGCACCAGGTTGCTTCGAGACACGGGTTTCGCTCGCTGTGTCGCTGCTTGCTTCCTTCTCTTGCTGTGGATGGATGGTTGCTTGCGACGTGCCAGTGCCGTGTCGGCCAGCTTTATAGGGGGAGCTGGGAAAGCTAGCTCGCCCGTGACGGgtggcgcggtggtggcgacggCGGGGGCCACGTCGGCGGGAGATTCACGGCCGTAAACTAAACGCcggcgagagagagggagtaCGAGGGCTATAGCTATCTAGCTAGTACATGCGCGCGACGTGGAGTGAGGCAGGGTCACAGCGAGCTGGGCGGCTGTGTCGCCGTCGACGTGCACTGTTGGAGAATGGCTaattagtgccggtcacaggacgtgttagtgccggtccctgtgaccggcactaaatggccggcactaacgtgacaaCACGTTAGtgctgaccggcactaacgtgcgctgccacgccacgccacgtgCTGCCCAGACATCCattttagtgccggctggtattactagccggcactaaatgtttttattttttttctttttatttttatataaattactGTGGGTATTTGTGTCGTATTAGGATCGTATTAGTACCGTATTGCACACTAATATTAGGACCGTATTAGTAACTTATTGCACACTAATATTAGAATCGCATCACACTaatataatattatatatatataatatatttacATACATATAGAGTTCATATATGGAACACTTCggagttcaaaagtacttgagatattacaaattattaagcatcaactatagtaacgtatcagcttcctcgtcgtcggatcttctttgGCGACGTTTgtacggagatcgccatgaaattcgcccttaggatttatgacttcatcgagcagaaatccgcatatagcttcttgaattgccctgacccgagccatttcaatgagttcttctttcatccaccaacgctgtcacatttttcgatgaagtcatgagaataaaaaataatgaattaaaataatgagcagatgtgattgtgctcacgtacattgaatgcctccactgtcatttgcccttttaCACTTGCAAAAtagttgatccactcgcatacgtagtatccacataagttgtttccttggtcctgtctccaacactatggacaaatgtgggttacgatatagaatttttctgatgtttattgtgaatgacattagtagcgagagtatattcataccggaaaatcagtgAACCAacgaagaggctcgatttcacctatgggcaagcctatgtgtttgcggaggtagcgactccatgcaatatttaccacctcgatgagattttggtactttgatttatcttgtcttaacgagtcgtacaccaagaccttgtgctcctcaattcgaatacaaagcaatatccaatgaaagctgtgcatatacatacgcacAACCAATTAATattgattataatagttattaaatagtattattaatacgaagggattgaaaaaagaggctaacaaagaacgacccactgatggttgtatggcaagagaatgaagggacacatgctattcttacgcaaccctctgtatataacattgactatgtctTCAGGCTTTTGCGCTACCGATTGctcgtgtataatatcggggtcgaagaacccgacgttatggaagttcttctttcggcaaatttgaatttttgaccaacgggacacaagaaaaacggggatcagtcaacacacaaggctaaaataatgaaacgagagacaatacttacatgcaccatacaatgacgagggacttgtgaagggcatcttgatggtataaatcgtaaagtgctgcaaactcgatatatacatcatttgccccccgccagaaatgctcatctttaatccgagccgggaacatctctaattcattagttttagattgcacggcataccatttgtgtaactcggccattctcgttggtaggaatggtagcaactctggccatatcaaaggttcaccaagtacaaactttttcttgctgcgggcattctgtagggcctccccaagcaattgagcccttgttagatcagtttgcaatatcatcccagccatggtcaatggatctcttgattcatcgggacattcttcacgcggcactatcaacggagggatcgattgtttggactgctctccgTGCTGGGGAACAGTCTTTGCATTAATCCgccgattcttggggttgctgtagcactttctgatctgcccatcataatccgactccctttctttctccttggtgggatctttaatgaagtgtgcctttgcaacCGAATCTATTTCTAgcttcttgttcgcagcctccctcagtagcttgcgcttcagcaagaaggtttgaaacgattcttctgcctcttcctcttctggagccttcgctttcttctttctttctgcttatgagatggctggaccgaaggtaccgtgtatgccttctgtcgctgactctgattctgttatgcggctggtgatgatgccagaattggctcgctttgtgcggctggtgatggcggatccatgctggggtcccgtgcaggcggtggagaaggtgggccaacactaggattcctgtcagctggcgttggtgatctttgccttgagcaccgagcggaatctgtagctgcttgcaccaatcttatgtcgcgctttggccacgcgatccatgtgtgtacggcatgttgtagttctatttcttcaggacctatagggatcgggaggtccaagtcttcccagcgttcttcTGTAATTCAgtcaacaaagactctggcgaatccttcaggaatcggctggcaatgtattgtcccgcctTCTTCTTAgacttccgcataaccctcagcacaaactttgagctttttcccataaaaaaccagaagctcacattgggtcctaacggtgatgtcgtcaatggggtccctcggcctgtcggcacccaaattagggtgctctgtggaagcaacactgctacgacgctgagaaggggggctgatctccacattggcagctggttggtccgagcgttgcccaactgctgcctcaagtgacattatccggttttctaggctacggatcttctctgccactactgccttgcttctgcatcggcttcggtagTTTTCGAGATCTCTggaaaagccatatttccatggaactacgcccacgcctcgggtccgtccagtgtgttccgcattcccaggagcgtaagtcagctcgtcattctctctgttgggctggaaggttccttcttccgtacgcctcattgcgtcatcgagtctttgggcagcctctcttagtacgtcgctagtcacaaacattccagtgtcggggtctagtgtgcctccatgagcatagaagtaataccttgctcgtttggGCAAACTCATGGTCTGCGGTATGATTCCTTTtgcaattaaattattttccatcttttcccatttcggaaCAGCAACCTTATAACCACCAGGCACAAGTCTATGGAAGTTTgtctttttgctagcattcattttgccttgaatcgaggctgcAATGTTGTCAGCACTGTGCTTGtaattcacgaattcattccaccactctcgttgctttttccagactttatcaaaatctggtgtgaggcccttgttgacaaagtttgccaccaattttttcttgaacgagccgaactgaattgccatcttcttaaatgcccatcactttactttgtcagctttgcctgggggaaagttgaagtgcaacgacacctctttccataacaaatctttctctgaatctggcatgatatcttcaggtcgatcagagactttatttctcttccaaagcttgtactttatggggacgctttccctaacaagatatcccaattgatttacaaatgtcgtcttaatttgaccaggggctagtggctcgccggttgcttcgttgatctccgtgatggtcgtacatcctaccatcttcTTGTTGGAGCCACGATTCCGTTTAGGCTTTgtcgatcctgatgcctgaaagaatcgcaAATTTATCAAGCGGGTTGCTAGCAACTAGTGGACGTCGCGGCAGGTATGCGTAACCTTCATAACCCGCAAGCAAGGGTTCCAGATCGAAAATTATCATAATGTTAGGTAACTTATTGACTGAAACATTCATAAGAGTTTTTAGCTGGAGCACGACTGCTTACACAAGGACTGAAATCTTCAACAAAGCTAGCAACATAACACAAATAGTTCGCAGCTAGGCCGCATGTGTCACAAACAATATCTTGCTCCtaacatatatattgacaaaatatttatcctgatgcctgaaagaatcactaaacttttatacctcggcttcctcaacattttcttcttcctccccactaatatcttgctcctcgtcgccatgataatgcaagtttaaaaattggctgccatcgttctcgtcctcatcaaactctggagctATGTGCCCAGTACTACCACGAATGAGCTCGTGCATTAACTCGTCTTGGTTGTCCGtaggatccatttccactacctgaaacaataaaaaaacattAAGTATTTTCTAGTACTAATAAAATGTAcatatttgcaaaaatattgTACACATGTTTATATTCATAAATGCTCACATGGTTATTTAGATCCAGAAATTAAAACACCAAGGCAATTATAGCAATCATACAGAGAAATCGAAAAATAATCAGGAACCTAACTATGAGACTAATAAGCTAAAAGAGCAAGCATGAGACTATGAGACTATGAGTCAAGATCACAAGTTGAATTTGAAACAGTCGCAAAGAGCGAAGCTTTCCGTCCAATAGGTAACGGTTGGGACACCCATTCTCTCTCAGATGTTCACTCCACTCCTATGATCGATTTCATTAACTGGAGGTTCATGTTGATCTCTACCAGGTCCGAAGTGTCCCTTGAGCTGACAGGGGGTTCCACGCTGACGAATATGTATAGCCCGGCAAGCTCGGCTTCCAGAGTCAAAGATGCCGCAGGGCGGTACCCAGTTATTGTTCTTAGTGTATCAAGCTTCTCCCTCAAATGTTCCTCTGTGTAGTTGCCCTGGTGGAACCAAGTGATAATTAAGATGATTTTAGATCATGCTAGACAAATTATGGTTTCGAACAAAAGCACAACTAATCAGTAAATTGTTCTATAAACTGCCCGACGGGCTTGTTCATGTCCGCGACTAGCTGTTAGTTACTTCAACTTTTTCATGTTATCCAATGGCATGAAATTGTTAAAAAAAGTTAAGAACACGCCAAGCTTTCATGTAAGCAAGAAAATCCAAGGTATCGAGAATGAAATCCGGCATATGAAAACAAATTTGGATGAACTGAGAAGACTTCAGGGGCAAATTAGAACCAAAGCAACAGAGAGAAGTACATTATTTAcacttcagcagcagcagtatgCTGCACTTTCTGAGGAAAATGAAGGTAAAGTTCTCACTGGTACCCTTGTGCCTAATGGTTTTCCCCAACATGATAGTAGTTGACCATTGTTTTGTTCAGATACTGATGAGGAACTAATGGAATGGaaaacaaaatttgaagaaaGGATTGCAATACTAGAAACAAAAATCAGTAAACTAGGTAGAGAGATGGATGATGAAGCAGCAACGAGCTCCTCACTGCCCCAGATAATCTCTGAATTAACACATGAAATAGGAAAGCTCCAAGCAGAAGCTGATGTAATCCTTTCTTCCATTTTTACCAGCTGactattttctctctctttttttggtcATTATATTGGAGTTTAATTCTGCGTTTACGGTTTTCAGGCTCACATATCTATTAAGCAGGAACGAGACTCAGACATCAAAAGGATATTCACCAAACATAATTTTGGGCCAGTTCCAAAATTTCTATGGAGTTTGGCCACATTGCGAGCTTGCTTTATTCTGCATTGTTTTTAGTTTACAGTTTTATTTCTTTTCGCTCGTCATCTCAGTGGCTGGATGCATGAGTGCATGTCATGTTCCAAATGATTTTTACCAACTGTTATGTATTTTATTAAAAGT
This portion of the Panicum virgatum strain AP13 chromosome 2N, P.virgatum_v5, whole genome shotgun sequence genome encodes:
- the LOC120662301 gene encoding low molecular mass early light-inducible protein HV60, chloroplastic-like; the protein is MDVWAARGVAWQRTLVPVSTNVLSLYGRESPADVAPAVATTAPPVTGELAFPAPPIKLADTALARRKQPSIHSKRRKQAATQRAKPVSRSNLVPSLPVATRPLRSTAPCTTPTAATVMASLAFATAGARAGVLPVRVPAAAALAPRRRALVVRAQAEDAKPTTEETTAASSASPSPAPSTPLTAKPKAASPGLWDALAFSGPAPERINGRLAMVGFVSALAVEASRGGGLLSQAGSGSGLAWFAATAAVLSVASLVPVLRGESAESRSGGVMSADAELWNGRFAMLGLVALAVTEYISGAPFINA
- the LOC120658692 gene encoding DNA repair protein RAD50-like, with product MKTNLDELRRLQGQIRTKATERSTLFTLQQQQYAALSEENEDTDEELMEWKTKFEERIAILETKISKLGREMDDEAATSSSLPQIISELTHEIGKLQAEADAHISIKQERDSDIKRIFTKHNFGPVPKFLWSLATLRACFILHCF